The following nucleotide sequence is from Halalkalicoccus subterraneus.
GGGCCTGCTCTCGGGGAAGTCCCCGACGGGCTATGCCGCCGCGGCGATCTACGCCGCCTCGCTGCTCTGTAACGAGAAGAAGACCCAGCGCGAGGTCGCCGACGTCGCCCAGGTCACGGAAGTCACCATCCGGAACCGGTATCAAGAACAGATCGAAGCGATGGGACTGCAGTAGCGCCGACGGCAACGGGTCGTCTTTTCTCACCCTCCGCGGGCAACAGGAGTTAAGTGACGAAGCCGATAGGTCTCGGGTAATGACCGCGCGAGGCAACGGATGAGCGAGGAGCGAGTACCGGTCGGCACCGAGAGCGGCGGCGAGCGAGCAGTCGAGATGCCGGTCGTTCAGCTGTTGACCGGTCGGGGATTCATCACCGGCAAGTCGGGATCGGGAAAATCCAACACCGCGAGCGTCGTCGTCGAGGAGTTGCTTGAAGCGGGCTATCCCGTTCTGATCGTCGATACGGACGGCGAGTACTACGGGCTCAAAGAGGAGTACGAGCTACTGCACGCCGGCGCCGACGAGGAGTGTGACATCCAGGTGGGGCCCGAACACGCCGAGAAGGTCGCCGAACTCGCCTTGGAGCAGAACGTCCCGACCATCCTCGACGTTTCGGGATATCTCGACGAGGGGGCCGCGAACGAACTGCTGCGCGAGACCGCTCGCCACCTCTTCGCCAAGGAAAAGAAACTCAAGAAACCGTTCCTGCTGGTCGTCGAGGAGGTCCACGAGTACATCCCTGAAGGAGGAGGGATGGACGAGACGGGCCGAATGCTGATCAAGGTCGGGAAGCGCGGGCGCAAACACGGGCTCGGCATAGTGGGAATCAGCCAGCGCCCCGCCGACGTGAAAAAGGACTTCATCACCCAGGCCAACTGGCTCGTCTGGCATCGTTTGACCTGGGACAACGACACCAAGGTCGTTGGCCGGATCGTCGGGGGCGAGTACGGCGAGCGGGTTGCCGAACTCGACGCCGGGGAGGCATTTCTCCAGACCGACTGGACCGACGGGGACGTCCGGCGGGTGCGGTTCAAGCGAAAGCGGACCTTCGACGCGGGTGCGACCCCCGGACTCGACGATTTCGAGCGTCCCGATCTCAAATCCGTGGGTGACGGCCTCGTTGACGACCTCCAGTCTATCACCGAGGACCAACAGCGCGAGCGCGAGCGGGTCGCGGAACTCGAACGCGAGCTCGCCCAGCGGGACCGGCGGATCGACCAGCTCGAACGCGAACTCGAATCCGCCCGCGACGTGAGCGAGGCCGCCCGACAGATGGCCGACGCCCTGTCGGGAACGGCCGCAAACGAGCCGGCCCAGACCACGCTACCCGAGGCGACGATGGACGACGAACTCGACCGGCTGCGTTCGGAGAACACCGCGCTCGAAGCTGAGATCGAGGAACTGCACGAGCGGCTCGACCGGCGGACGGACGGCCGAGACGGCTCGGAGGTCGACGCCAGCCGGTCGGCTGTCGCGGACGAATCGGCGGACACCGAGGCCGCGGGGATCGCCGCCGAGATCGAAGCCGCGAGCCGGCGGTCGCTCTGTACCGAGGCCCAGACGTGGGCCGTGATCGAGGCGCTCGCAGAACGGAAGAGCGCAACCGCGAGCGAGGTCGCATTGGAGGTGACGGCGCCCTTTCAGCACGTCTGGACGCTCCTGCTCGAACTCCGGGGGTGTTCCTGCGTCGAGCGACGCTCCGACGGGACATACACGCTCTCGTCGACCGCGCGCGACCTCGTCCTCGGGAGCGCTGACCCGCTCGCGTCCTGATCGACACTTCGACGCGAGGGTTTACCTTCCCGGTCCGCATCCATCGCCCATGCAGACCACCGACGAGGCAGGTATTCGCCGGATCGTCTTCGACCGTCCCGAAGCCCTGAACGCCTTCACGACCGACGCTGCCGCCGAACTCGCGGATCTCCTCGCCGACTGTGATCCCGACGAGGTGGACGCGATCGTGTTGACCGGGGAGGGGCGGGCCTTCAGCGCCGGGGGCGACGTCGAGTCGATGGCCGAGCGGGAGGACACGCCCGAGGCGGCTTACGAGCGCATCGACGAGGCGTTCGGCCGGCTGGCCGAGGAAGCCCTCGCCTCGCGCGTGCCGATCGTCGCGCGGGTCAACGGCGACGCTGTCGGCGCGGGAATGGCGATCGTCGCGCTCAGCGACTTCGCCTACGCGGTCGAATCGGCGCGTTTCAGTGCCGCGTTCGTCCGGGTCGGGCTGATCCCCGACACCGGCGGCACGTTCCTGCTTCCCCACTTGATCGGTCTGCGGGCGGCGAAGGACCTCGCCTTTACCGGACGGTTCTTCGACGCAGCGGAGGCGGCCGAGCTCGGGCTGATCAACGAAACCGTCGCCGAGGACGCCCTAGCTGACCGGATCGACGACCTGCTCGATACCCTGCACGAGCGTCCGACCCGCACCATCGGGCTTGCGAAGCGGGCGATACACGCGAACCTCGGGCGTGGATGGGGCGACGCGCTGGACTACGAGAACGTCGTCCAGTCCCAAGCCTACGGCACACAGGAGCACGCCGAAGGCGTCGCGGCGTTTCTAGAGGATCGCGAACCGGAGTTTCACTCGTAGAGGAGGTCGCGGATCGCGCCGTCGAACTCGCGTCGGCGATCGAGGACGGCTTCGTGGCCCGCCTCCGGGATCTCGACGAGATGCGCGTGGGGGATCCCGGCGGCGGTCTCGCGGTACCGCTCGGCGGAGAAGAACGGGTCGTCGGTCCCCCCGATCACGAGCGTCGGGACGTCGATCCCGTCGAGACGGTCGGATGCATCGTGGGCGAGGCAGGCCTCGGCGGAGACGAGGAAGTCCCGCCGGTCGTCGGGCGAGGGCGTGGCCAATCGCCCGTAAAGCCCTGCCGCCCCCCGGACGATCGGGCCGCGGAGACCGCTTGTGACCGCGTCCGCCGCCTCCGCGTAGATCGGTCGAAACTCGCCGCCTCTCGCGTGTTCGCACCAGCGCTCGACGACCGCGCGCCCGCGGGCACCCAGTCGGTCGGCCGCGAGCCCGAAGACCGCGTGCTCGACGTTCTCGGGGTGATCGGCCGCGAGATGGGCGAGGAGGAATCCGCCCATCGAGAGACCCATCACGTCGGCGGGGCCGGTCTCTTTGAGGACGTTCGCGTAACCCGCCGCTAGCTCGCGGGTGGTCGCGTTCTCCGCGACACCGGGCGGCCGACTCACCATCGCGACCGTGTGCCGTCCCGTGTAGCGGCTGCAGTAGGTGGCGACCAGCAGACTGAACCACCACCGATCCGTCACCCGACAGAGCGGGTCGTTGAGACCGGGGATCACGAGGAGCGTCCGGGGACCGCCCCCGACCGCGATGTAGGGGTGGTCGGCCCACCGTCCGCGCCGCACGGGAATGCCGATCACCGTCCGTCACCCCGTGTGGTCGCCGGCGGAGTGTTCACGGTCGATAATCGGCACGCGCGGGTAAAAACGTCGGCCAGTAGCGCTATCTATCCGGGCGACCGTAGATCCGGCATGACCGAGGACGCGGGACTTCCACCCGGACCGTCGGGAACCCTCGCCCGGGTTCTCGTGTTCGCCATCGGG
It contains:
- a CDS encoding alpha/beta fold hydrolase — encoded protein: MIGIPVRRGRWADHPYIAVGGGPRTLLVIPGLNDPLCRVTDRWWFSLLVATYCSRYTGRHTVAMVSRPPGVAENATTRELAAGYANVLKETGPADVMGLSMGGFLLAHLAADHPENVEHAVFGLAADRLGARGRAVVERWCEHARGGEFRPIYAEAADAVTSGLRGPIVRGAAGLYGRLATPSPDDRRDFLVSAEACLAHDASDRLDGIDVPTLVIGGTDDPFFSAERYRETAAGIPHAHLVEIPEAGHEAVLDRRREFDGAIRDLLYE
- a CDS encoding enoyl-CoA hydratase/isomerase family protein, with the protein product MQTTDEAGIRRIVFDRPEALNAFTTDAAAELADLLADCDPDEVDAIVLTGEGRAFSAGGDVESMAEREDTPEAAYERIDEAFGRLAEEALASRVPIVARVNGDAVGAGMAIVALSDFAYAVESARFSAAFVRVGLIPDTGGTFLLPHLIGLRAAKDLAFTGRFFDAAEAAELGLINETVAEDALADRIDDLLDTLHERPTRTIGLAKRAIHANLGRGWGDALDYENVVQSQAYGTQEHAEGVAAFLEDREPEFHS
- a CDS encoding ATP-binding protein; this translates as MSEERVPVGTESGGERAVEMPVVQLLTGRGFITGKSGSGKSNTASVVVEELLEAGYPVLIVDTDGEYYGLKEEYELLHAGADEECDIQVGPEHAEKVAELALEQNVPTILDVSGYLDEGAANELLRETARHLFAKEKKLKKPFLLVVEEVHEYIPEGGGMDETGRMLIKVGKRGRKHGLGIVGISQRPADVKKDFITQANWLVWHRLTWDNDTKVVGRIVGGEYGERVAELDAGEAFLQTDWTDGDVRRVRFKRKRTFDAGATPGLDDFERPDLKSVGDGLVDDLQSITEDQQRERERVAELERELAQRDRRIDQLERELESARDVSEAARQMADALSGTAANEPAQTTLPEATMDDELDRLRSENTALEAEIEELHERLDRRTDGRDGSEVDASRSAVADESADTEAAGIAAEIEAASRRSLCTEAQTWAVIEALAERKSATASEVALEVTAPFQHVWTLLLELRGCSCVERRSDGTYTLSSTARDLVLGSADPLAS